From Tachypleus tridentatus isolate NWPU-2018 chromosome 8, ASM421037v1, whole genome shotgun sequence, a single genomic window includes:
- the LOC143223107 gene encoding uncharacterized protein LOC143223107, whose protein sequence is MQNNTTEIQEVHALDLSLVGKKNLNENDSLALTSKDLLSSKTCQQRPKSTSNKLTKVEASGDDSNSVSLDESGGSGLVTDNKTCPVKNEKIESLSNMSKESFSGIQNTLDQDLKKKTIQDKKSEIQQIFLYNENECFSIDRNETGQFVSESLSGNNTLDKQMLDQHVSESSNQETSLTKNEFNQSVPKIIEKGDFVPQNELEQPIQEHKNDSYPKSDSSEPVPKSDQGIVFSAKIKHHADVKNKKNNASFTTSGHSVPQSKKLFVTPTKTNHSVTNNSKENLTVNKASDETAKETIGKKKEYQFHMQPEHTVDGKQGKKQYKCDICAGIYRHAFSLKRHFLRNHINYKYLSDSDIANCNINVNSLKEDQKTSAEKLVNQKIEMLGSEENKESVVSTSEDMVGLYRCHLCRQLFDTRGDLKSHVTNHPAVPSQKSFSCPDCDMTFTHKQNLVRHSSVHAEVKAFECSFCFKKFRTAEKLQKHETLHKGGKTVICNYCNGLFALEKSLKKHIMKFHKEHIFSCDKCPRNFTTKISLEKHQNVKHNANTSLEQSLNIGSEEISEGGENRNVKIDSEHNIENLLVNTSMTGIQVSCTVCKKQFSSYVNMCRHRRLAHQYIPRGKQCKNKYGKPIVQNSSALQDSNCGLSEAEFFLTIAEKISENLIHFVDGKSSQIHDGAKKSPSKYKMALKNKVLWTNYNFPSGFDFSRNEEVSEEIDKSQPRRTEPEILSEECNILKAIGLKQECDELGEGNEVSRMDNFSEESGPISDEEVVLNKSETQEITESSVKSNVVEGNIIYICKTCGERFASLKIIEDHKLNNHPNVFCTHIEVEGEKEIPPEICYHLCSPVGKLRSCVVPPLTSTDNSKLHCTKCQETFDSVPDLHLHILECGGDKSFIKYSQKINKLYKNKIRKRRKYGKGIQTYLDEYICTSSYQKKHKKIEKSKKPMWELRYAKKSSQQLKTISSDQNDIFTCDGCDIKFNYFAAFQRHKRGCPLKIALEVNSTDSNLSLSNTKTLSQRHSCRRCGRRFTYLARLKKHIKNKCYGKKKQESVGPAVTEVRTKTSESDIVNKTETSTADVFLEECDQIASEDKNTADKECKTNQEVNELQHKASELNTTKDPGVESVVSENDSHQEKCLESVHPETDILKTSIALATDSLPVLSTCENIRKSSRRCKKSVPVEQPKISPRRIKAKKIEQEQSDSSSFQNSETRDLESFDTSNKDPNPKNILGNVDKSHEKELVSEGSTINCDTLISENLNSTDHQTFIEKSVGDSVLSVNEKPYSEKLDNNNTALEVNLKTEPPSLPSLNPSPPVTLHSTPKLYLPIKPASATSINQTHKCSVCRHIFLLGKLQETHQRCLSSCKRNGRKERFESVEFAREKRNRIW, encoded by the exons atgcagAATAACACAACAGAAATCCAAG AAGTACATGCACTAGATCTTTCCTTAGTAGGCAAGAAAAATctaaatgaaaatgattcacttgcCCTGACCAGTAAGGATCTACTCTCTTCTAAAACTTGTCAACAGAGACCTAAGTCTACTTCTAATAAACTGACTAAAGTAGAGGCATCAGGTGATGATTCCAACTCTGTCTCATTGGATGAATCTGGGGGCTCTGGCTTAGTGACTGATAATAAAACCTGCCCTGTAAAGAATGAGAAAATAGAATCACTTTCAAATATGAGTAAAGAAAGTTTCTCTGGTATCCAGAATACGTTAGACCAGgatttgaaaaagaaaaccatACAGgataaaaaaagtgaaattcaacaaatatttttatataatgagaATGAGTGTTTCagtattgatagaaatgagaCAGGACagtttgtttcagaaagtttaaGTGGTAATAATACCCTCGACAAGCAGATGTTAGACCAGCATGTTTCAGAGTCTTCAAATCAAGAAACTTCTCTAACTAAGAATGAATTTAATCAGTCTGTCCCAAAAATTATAGAAAAGGGTGATTTTGTTCCCCAAAATGAGTTAGAACAGCCTATTCAAGAACACAAAAATGATTCATATCCCAAAAGTGACTCAAGTGAGCCTGTACCAAAAAGTGACCAAGGTATAGTGTTTTCTGCCAAAATTAAACACCATGCTGAtgtaaagaataagaaaaataatgctTCATTTACTACATCTGGACATTCAGTTCCACAAAGTAAGAAATTATTTGTTACTCCTACTAAGACAAATCATTCTGTCACTAACAATAGCAAAGAAAATCTGACAGTCAACAAGGCAAGTGATGAAACAGCAAAAGAAACAATAGGGAAGAAAAAGGAATATCAATTCCACATGCAGCCAGAACATACAGTAGATGGTAAACAAGGAAAGAAGCAGTACAAGTGTGACATATGTGCAGGAATTTACCGACATGCTTTCAGTCTGAAAAGGCACTTCTTGAGGAACCACATCAATTATAAGTACTTGTCAGATTCAGATATTgcaaactgtaatataaatgttaattctTTGAAAGAAGATCAAAAGACATCTGCTGAAAAATTGGTGAATCAGAAAATTGAAATGTTGGGAAGTGAAGAAAACAAGGAGAGTGTGGTTTCAACTTCAGAAGATATGGTTGGATTGTATCGTTGTCACTTATGCCGACAGTTATTCGATACTAGAGGTGACCTTAAAAGTCATGTCACTAACCACCCAGCAGTTCCTAGTCAGAAAAGTTTCTCGTGCCCTGATTGTGATATGACATTCACACACAAGCAGAACTTGGTGCGTCATTCATCTGTTCATGCTGAAGTTAAAGCTTTTGAATGTAGTTTCTGTTTCAAAAAGTTCCGTACAGCTGAAAAGTTGCAGAAACATGAGACCTTACACAAAGGAGGAAAGACagtaatttgtaattattgtaatggtttgtttgctttggaaaaatcattaaaaaaacacatcatgAAGTTCCACAAAGAACATATATTTTCATGTGATAAGTGCCCAAGAAATTTCACAACCAAAATCTCACTTGAgaaacatcaaaatgtaaaacataatgcAAACACTTCATTAGAGCAGTCTCTAAACATTGGTAGTGAAGAGATATCAGAAGGTGGAGAGAACAGAAATGTTAAAATTGATTCTGAACATAATATTGAAAACCTATTAGTGAATACTTCTATGACAGGGATTCAAGTGTCTTGCACCGTTTGTAAAAAACAGTTCAGTTCATATGTAAATATGTGTCGCCATCGACGTCTTGCTCATCAGTATATCCCAAGAGGAAAACAGTGCAAGAATAAGTATGGAAAACCTATTGTGCAGAATTCTAGTGCCTTGCAAGATAGTAATTGTGGGCTTTCTGAAGCAGAGTTTTTCTTGACAATAGCTGAAAAAATTTCAGAGAACCTAATCCATTTTGTAGATGGAAAATCTTCACAAATTCATGATGGTGCTAAGAAGTCTCCCAGCAAATATAAAATGGCTTTGAAAAACAAAGTGTTATGGACAAACTACAATTTTCCTTCGGGTTTTGACTTTAGTAGAAATGAAGAAGTTTCAGAAGAGATTGACAAATCACAACCAAGGAGAACAGAACCAGAAATACTTTCTGAAGAATGCAACATTTTAAAAGCTATTGGATTGAAACAGGAGTGTGATGAATTGGGAGAAGGAAATGAAGTATCTAGAATGGATAACTTCTCAGAAGAATCTGGGCCAATATCAGATGAGGAAGTTGTGTTAAACAAAAGTGAAACACAAGAGATAACTGAATCTTCAGTGAAAAGTAATGTTGTAGAAGGAAATatcatatacatatgtaaaaccTGTGGGGAGAGATTTGCTTCCTTGAAAATAATAGAAGATCATAAGCTAAACAACCATCCAAATGTTTTCTGCACACATATTGAAGTTGAAGGAGAGAAGGAAATTCCTCCTGAAATTTGCTATCACCTATGTAGCCCTGTAGGAAAACTGAGAAGCTGTGTAGTCCCACCCTTAACATCCACAGATAACTCCAAACTTCACTGTACTAAGTGTCAAGAGACATTTGACTCTGTTCCAGATCTTCATCTCCACATCTTAGAGTGTGGTGGAGACAAGAGTTTTATTAAGTATagtcaaaaaattaataaactatataaaaacaaaattaggaaGAGGAGAAAGTATGGAAAAGGCATCCAGACATATCTTGATGAATATATTTGTACATCAAGTTATCAAAAAAAGCACAAAAAGATTGAAAAGTCCAAGAAACCTATGTGGGAACTAAGATATGCTAAAAAATCATCTcaacaactgaaaacaataagCAGTGACCAGAATGATATATTTACATGTGATGGTTGTGATATAAAGTTTAATTACTTTGCAGCATTCCAGAGACATAAGCGAGGATGTCCATTAAAAATTGCACTAGAAGTAAACAGCACAGATTCAAATTTATCTTTAAGTAATACCAAAACATTAAGCCAAAGGCACAGTTGTCGTCGCTGTGGCAGAAGGTTCACCTATTTAGCTAGACTTAAAAAACatatcaaaaacaaatgttatggGAAGAAGAAACAGGAATCTGTTGGTCCTGCTGTTACTGAGGTTAGAACAAAGACTTCAGAAAGTGATATtgtgaacaaaactgaaacaagtACAGCAGACGTTTTCTTAGAGGAATGTGACCAGATAGCTTCAGAGGATAAGAACACTGCAGATAAAGAATGCAAAACTAATCAGGAAGTTAATGAACTACAACATAAAGCGAGCGAGTTAAATACAACTAAAGACCCGGGTGTTGAATCGGTAGTTTCTGAAAATGATTCTCACCAAGAAAAATGCCTGGAGTCTGTTCACCCTGAGACAGATATTTTAAAGACATCAATTGCTCTAGCTACTGATTCCTTACCTGTTTTGTCAACTtgtgaaaatattagaaaatctTCACGAAGATGTAAAAAGTCTGTTCCTGTTGAGCAGCCAAAGATATCTCCAAGAAGAATtaaagcaaaaaagatagaaCAGGAGCAGTCTGATTCTTCTTCTTTTCAAAATAGTGAAACAAGGGACTTGGAAAGCTTTGATACCTCAAATAAGGACCCTAATCCCAAAAATATACTTGGAAATGTTGATAAATCCCATGAGAAAGAACTTGTTTCAGAGGGTTCAACTATAAATTGTGACACACTCATTTCAGAGAATTTAAATTCCACAGATCATCAAACATTCATTGAAAAATCAGTTGGGGACTCTGTTCTTTCTGTTAATGAGAAACCATATTCTGAGAAGTTGGATAATAACAATACAGCATTAGAGGTGAACTTAAAGACAGAACCTCCATCTTTACCTAGTCTAAATCCTTCACCTCCAGTGACATTGCACTCAACTCCAAAACTTTACCTGCCCATCAAACCAGCATCTGCAACCTCAATAAATCAAACGCACAAATGTTCTGTTTGTCGACACATTTTCCTACTTGGCAAACTACAGGAAACACATCAGAGATGTCTGTCCAGCTGCAAAAGAAATGGAAGAAAAGAAAGATTTGAATCTGTTGAATTTGCAAGggaaaaaagaaacagaatttGGTAG